In Monodelphis domestica isolate mMonDom1 chromosome 1, mMonDom1.pri, whole genome shotgun sequence, the sequence GGAATTCTGGCGGGGCTTGTTCCCCCAtgaatcactctaatgagcagacaagAGACTTGATAAGATACTGGCAGAGAAAAAACAcctttatttggagaaaatagAAGACAGCAGGGAAGTGGGGGAAGGgctaggagaagggaaggaaaaggaattctGCCCACACAAGCTGCTTTCTTGGGACAAAATTGTCCTCTCTTCTAGGTACAATCACAGGTTTTTATAATAATCCTGATTcaagattttcctccttccctctgtccaaTCCTACATGGGGGAGGGGTTTTATGATATTTCAACTCTTAAGCATATGATTTTCAACATTACGTACCCCGAAAAACCCCCATGATCAAAAAATCCATGATTATCATGGGATTTTCAGTCTGGGACAATAAAGATACATTTGAAACTGCCTGTTCCTTCTTATCTTGACCCTCTTCCTACAGTTGGTAAGTTTCCCAGGTTATAGATAAactcttctcaaggtttttgaaaataggtcaggaaaatgaaaaatttggggGCGTTTGGGAGGGTAGTTTTAGTCTAAGGAATAGTAATACTAAGGGGTCTTTAAAATTGAGGTTATAAGCCAAATACTACTTTGAGAATTATACTCTGACTTTTGTCCCACACAATAGCTAATGGGAACTGAGCtgctttttaaagttgtttttattgACATTATCTTTGTCAGTATGCATATTgctcttttgattctttttttttgttctgcttCATTTCATCAcgtctttctgtgtttttctgaattcctcatgtttgttgttttttacaatgcaataaaatatcattatattatttaatataccataatttgttcatcctttCCCTAGCCATTTGGGGttcactttgttttcattttttgctttcaCAAAGAGTTCTGTGTAAATTACTGTTAGTTCTGTTTTATTCAGTCTATAACTTCAGATAAGTCTTTGCATGTTTCTGTGAATTCTTTGTATTCATCCTTTACAGGACTACATTTATGTtgatgtatcacaatttgttcagctattcaaCATTGAGAAcattttgttttccagtttttttgttattgcaaataatgtttttgtatatatgtttttttctgactccCAGTAATACCCTTATGGTATAATTCTCATAGTAGGATCTCTAGGTTAAAAGTAATgaacaatttaataatttttttgcaaaattccaaattgtttctagaatatttgaataattttatagTTCTACCAGTAGTGAATTTGGGTGCTCCTCTTCCCATAGatgttctggtttttaaaaaattgcttattGTATGCTAATTTGATATATATAAGGTAATCcagtgttttggttttctttttgatccttaccttccctcttagaatcaatactgtgtattggttctaaggcagaaggagttgtaagggctaggcattgggggttaagtaatttgcccagggtcatacagctaggaagtgtctgaggtcaaatttgagcctaggtctctgggcctggctctcaatctactgagctacctagccacCCTCTGATTCAGTGTTTTTAAtacaatgtatttttctttaaaaaaaattatacattcatttttttttgctattaattccaaattctttccttctctttagcCCTCACCTCCATCAATTGAGAAGTCAAGCaatgaaatcatacaaaatatattaccatctagccatgttgcaaaaattattttaaaagaaagaaagtgtaAAAAATTATGCTTCAGTATACACTgagtccatcaattctttctgtgGAGGAAAATAGAatacctagtagtagtattgctaggtcaaagggtatggacaatTTAATAGCATAAAAttttttgagcatagttccaaattattttatgatTCTACCAAATGCAGTGgcattaatatccctatttttccatgttccctccactgtttgtcattttctttttcttttatgttaccTAATCTGATTGAGATGatagtagtacctcagagttattttaatttacatttttctaattattagttagAGTACTTTTCcttatgactattgatagctttaatttcttcttctgaaaacttcctgttcctatatttgaccatttatcaattggggaacagctcttatttttatagatttatagattttatagactatcagttccctatatatttaagACATGaattctttatcagagaaacttgctgtaaaaaatTTCCCCTCAATTTCTTGCTTTTGGATGCATtggatttgtttatttaaaacctCTTAAATTTCAATTAtgcaaaattatccattttactttccaTGGtcctctctatttcttgtttggtcatcaactcttcccttatccaaatacctgagagatttttttaatgctcccctaatttgcttatgacatCGCTCTTTAAATCTAAAATATGTACCCATTTGTCCTTCTCTTGATATATAGTGCGAGactggtctatatctagtttctatcagattgctttctaattttcctttttattttgttgaatagtgaattctttttgttcaagcttggatctttgagtttatcaaacattaaattACTGTAGgcatttacttatatatatatatatatataggcatttacttatatatatatatatatatatatatatatatatataatgtgcttAATCTGCTTTTTATCCAGTATCATGATTtggtgattactgctttgtaatatcattTGAAATTTTGTACTGCTAGACTACTTTTCTGTATGACCTTTTCTCCTTCTAGgtgaattttgtgatttttttttttgcagtgtgTAAAagaattctttggtagttttattggtatggcaatgaataagtaaatcatttagatagaattatttttattatactggcttgATCTATTCATGAGCAACTAATATTTCTCTAGTTGTTTACATCTGTCTttgagtgttttgtaattgtgttttaTAGTGCCTGTATATGACTTGACAGGTAGACTCTCAAGTATTTTTTATTCcatctgcagttattttaaatggaattttcctttctaaCTCTTCTTGTTGAGTTTTGTTGATGATAAATAGAACTGTTAATGATTTAAGTGAGTTTACTTTTAatcttgcaactttgcttaagttgttaaCTGTTTTCAACTAGTTGTCAATCAGTTCTCTAGGGTTCtgtaagtataccatcatattttcTGCACAGTGATAGTTTTGgttcttcattgtctattctattccctttcagttttttcttgtcttattgctatagctagagtttatagtacaatattgaataataatggtgatgatggactactgaaatttaaaagattctgctccagtccttATTCTAACTCTGTGTCTTTTATTTCAAGTGTTTGttgtaaacagcatattgttggatactagtttttaatccattctgctctctgCTTCTATTTTAAGGATGAGTACCTCCTATTCACATTTACAGCCATGATGGCTAACTCTTTCTTTCATGttatgttcttttcttctctttatcctttACTGTCATTTTTTTAATGCTGTCCTTCCtcaaaaatctgttttgcttttgacTACTTGTCTCCCTTAATCCTCCCTTCTTTTTACTCCCTTATCCCACTATGTCTTAGCTCCTTCCCTACCTATTTTCCTCTTGGGTAAGATGTATTTCTATACCcagttgagtgtgtgtgtgtgtgtgtgtgtgtgtgtgtgtgtgtgtgtgtgtgtgtgtgttcaaggACTGCTCACTCCCTACCTTTTATGCTCCATTGTAAAAACTCTTAATTTTGCTCCTCttttgtgagataattttctccattcttcttcacttttctctcccttctcctagtACATCCATCCCTCTTTTTTGTTCagccttctatttttcttttgggacTATTCCAACAGAATAGACTCACACTGATGTCTTCTGTCAGAGtagactccttctaactgcccaaATGATGATAAAATTCTTGAAGGTTACCAGTATCATCTTTCCATTTTGGAGTATAACTTGTTTAATATTACTGAATTCCTCATGATTTGtcattcatgtttaccttttttatgcttctctcaaATCTTGTATCTGAatatcagattttctattcaactctggtcttttcattacgAATACCTGGAATtcctctctatttcattaaatatccatttttctcccTATAGGATTGTTCTCAATTTTTGgaataagttattcttggttgtaatcctagctcctttgctttttggaatatcatattccaagacctCAGCTTTTTTTATCTtggtagctgctaaatctttGTGTGATCCTACTGCTGGATGAATTATTTCtagctgcttgtaatattttctccttcacctgTGAGCTTTGgcatttgactataatattcctgggagtttttattttgagatCTCTTAGATGAGCAATGTATTCTTGTCACTCTTGGCTTCTTATCAGGGTCCAAATCATTGAAATGAACAAAGGTGGGGCCGGGTGGGCAACTTCACAAAAGTTCCATTTATTGTAACAAAGAGATTTTTGTGGAGAGTAGAGTGCTAAATCATTGTAGCATTATATCATATTTAGGAGGCATTTTTTCCCCACAGGATATTGTTTATGAAAAGGcattacacaaaacatttctagGACTCCTCTGGAAACCCAAGCCAATTCAATGAGCTGTCACCTGCTACTCATGCAAACAGCCTTGATGTGGCCTTTGGCAGTATGAGGAAGTGTCTCTGTGAGAATTATTTGTGGCTCCTTTCTCCCTGGGTCATTTTGACCCTAacatattctttcaatttcagttttgccctctgattctaagatatctgggcagttttcctttataatttcttaaaatctggtatctaggttcttttttttttttgatcatggctttcagatagtctaataattattaaattacctTTTCTTGATCCATTTTCTAGGTgagttgtttttctgatgagatattttgcattttggggggggacttttaatttttattactaatAAACATAAAAGCCTTTCCAAACATAAAATATAGAAACACAAAAAAGTGGACTTTATATGAAATCATGAATGCTAGCTTCATATCATTTGCTTTAAGTATAAAATTCTATactttcatttcaaaacatttgtCATGCTATTTGAACTTCTCTTCCTTTGTGTGAATCTACAATATTGCAATGGCCATTAAGACATCATTATTGCTAAACCCAAACTCTCATTTCTCCTCCAAAACAGTATTGAGAGGATTTGTAACACCAACAAAATTAATCCCCGTAGTGGGGTCTGTCAAAAAATATAGGTTTCTTTATCCATCCTGAGTCCATCTCTTCTGTCTCAAAATCTGGTTgcccagttgtttttttttttattactttcagcattatttctctttacattattgttgattttaatttttgattctgctcatttcactcagcatcagttcacacTGCCAGGATTCTTTCTAGGTCTCTCTGGATTCCTTTGTTTCTATTCCAAACTTCAtactcagttctggtctttccaTCAAGGATGCCTGAAAATCTTCTACTGAATCAAAtgtccattttcttcccatataGAATTATGCTGAGTTTTGATGGATAAATTATTTTAGGTTGTAAACCCATATCTTTTGCTTctctaaatattatattccaagatcTCCTCTCATTTACTGTTGAAGCTGCAAAGTCTTGTGTGAATCCTAATTGTAAATTCTTGGTATTTGAActatttcattcttgattcttataatattttctccttgatatggGAATTCTGAATCTTaactatgacattcctgggagttttcatttgaagatttcttataggaggtgatctatggattctttcaattttcactCTTCCTTCTGGTCCTAATAAATCTGGGCAGTTTTcagttatgatttcttgaaaaatagtATCCAAGCATTTTACTAGATCAGTGTTTTCAGAGAccctaataattttaatattatcttttcttGACCAGTTTTCCAAATCAGTTGTTTTTAATACcagatatcttacattttcttcttccagtttttcaatcttttgattttgttccaatatttctttctttttttagtccaTCAAGGTTTATTATGCAAATTAATACAAGATGGTACAATGAATTGTCAAAATCACAATTGttattgaaaaaaaagataatgttcaGTTCACTTTACCATTCAATAGAAATTAGGCCATCAAACAATAAGGTGAAAGCATATGTACAATTCCCCTGCTACTAAGTATGAAATTCCCAATTCTTAAACAGGGTGTATTTGCACCAATGCCATTAATTGGATAATTTTACTTCGTGCTAGATTAAGGTACCAAGTTGCAAACTGATCTGTGATTAAGTCACACAAAATGAAACCCAAAATGTGGAGAGAGCAGTTTCCACAATACTTAACAAGTACAGATATCCAGATTACAGGTAAATAAGGCAAATTCTAATAATCTTAAGTAAATCTAAGAAAATGAGTTCATGGATAACCAGTATATAATGCTAGTCATATATAcagatattttatataattggGGATTGAAATTCTTATCCTACAATAGGATTTACCTAACACACAAAACCATGATTTTTGgcatttattgcttttttttcaaacaaatccCAACCCACTTTTTCTTCCTGCAACATCTATCTTCCAAAGACACCACAGTAATACCAGCcagattttaaaacttttaatttgcatatttaaaaaattgtgcattccaataattaaaatcatttgaacaaatgaaaaaatggcaCTCTGATTAACTGCATTTTACAGCTTGCCAGGACCTTGGTACAGCTTTGCGTTTTACTGTTAACTAGATTTACTGTAGTCCCACCCGGGGTTTTTCTTTTCACCAACATgcaagctctttttaaaaaaaaaaaattttttttaatgccacaAGGACCCAGATTAGCCAGGACAGGCAGATGGAAAGAGGCAGCTGGCTGGGCCTTCGTTTAATTCAGTCAGtagttctttattcttttgatGTTGAAAGGGGCAACATAGTCATTTAAACTTTATCCAACCTCTTTGCATCTTACAAAATTAAACAGCCAAAAGTAAAATTAAGAAGGCAATGCTTGTGGAATATACAGTGCATATTGGCAGGGCAGATTTCATTATGATTCACCCGCTTGCTTCTCCTGTTCAATTGTTTCTTTTGAAGGCAGTAGgtttttctcttgtgtttctgTCTTCTTCAATTTAGACTTATCGAATTTCTGAATCTCAGCCATATCTGGtttgtcagacatttttgcaGATTAAGCAGTGATGGGCGGGGAGCACGAGTAAGTCAGATCTCTGAGGTGGCATCTCCGAACTGTCTGTTCcaatatttcttgctgtcttgaggagtcattgatttctgtttgatCTATTCTTGCTTCCAAGAACTCTACTTTTTGGGCAAGATTTTCCACATTCTCTTCTAAGCTATTTATTCtacttccaattctttcttctagGACTCCTACTTCACTTTTTATCTGTTCCTTCATTTGTTTTAAGAATTGATGAAATTCTtgtggaaaatttattttttccttaaagtctCTAGTTAGAGTTGTTATTGCTCATTCCTTTATCTTGAGGATCTCTGGATTTGATACTGgatgttattttcatctttaatttattcatctctccAGGTTTAGTTCCTGAAATGGGATTTTCTCCTGGAACTGAGCTATGACTCAGAACCTCTGGGCAGGTTGACTGCTTGTGTTGGGTCTTATCTTGGAGTCCATGTGCTCTGGCACTGACCTCCACATCCTAAGATTAGGcctctttggatttttaaaagttcagaactGAATCTACAGGATCTACTGTCAGGAACCTCAGAGCTCTTGGGACTGCGCTATACTGTTTTGATAGCTATGGACAGCTACTCTTCCCAGTAGAGTAGATAGTTTGAAATTCCAGACAGTTTGAATCCTAGATGATAACTTTTTGGAAATGTTCAAGAAAGAATTATTGTCCAGAAATGAGTTGACTTAGATGACCTCTTCCAACTGTGATTTTAATTTCACACAGTAgaagccagaattcaaactcaggtcttaaATTTGATTTCTAGTCCTTCATCCACTTTACCATGGAGTTGCTTCTtgccctctcattttttttttaaacccttaccttccatcttggagtcaatactgtgtattggctccaaggcagaagagtggtaagggctaggcaatgggggtgctCTCATTTTATAGTAAGAAAAAGTACTATTATTCAAAAGGAATCATAGCCCTAAAAGTTCCTCTTGGGTGTCACTGGAATTCCTATTCCCAAAATTCGCTTTACTCAAAAGAGTCAGTCTATTAATTTCTGCAAGattctattttgcattttcttgaaatttttcattcttttaactttgttttattgcttcttgataTTCTatgaatcattagcttccactggacaaattctaatttttaaggaattacaTTCTTTAGGGAGCTTATGTACTTCTTTtcaatttggccaattctgttttttaaggacttattttctttagtaatttttgtgtgttttttaccaagctattaattcttttttaaaataaatttcttttattacTCTAATTTAtttccccagtttttcctctttcattctcatttgataaaaaaacaattttttaaatccctttagctcttctaggaattttttttaaacctatactttctgtcttagaatcaatattttgtattggtttcaaggtagaagagtggtaggaGCTAGGCAGAAGGGGTTAAGCGGCTTGTAGGAGCATAGTGCTAgaaagtaactgaggccagatttcaacccaggttcTCCTAACTCTAGCCCTTGCTCTTAGTCCTTTGAGTCACCTAGCCCcctaggaattctttttttgaCTTATTTCCAATCAGCATTTCCCTTTGAGTCGTTGCTTGCGGACACTTTGTtatcttcttttgagtttgtctCAAGCACCCCTATCACCCTAGTACCTTTTTATGATCAGGTTCTTTTtacttgtttgctcattttttccagcCTATAtcttgactttgaacttaaaGTTAGAGTTGGGTTCTGCTCCTTCCTGATAAGGAGTGAGATGGTAGTCATTATCCCAAGTTTCAGGCTTTTACATTCAGATGTTTTTACATCTAGTTCTGGATGGGTCTGTAAGTTTTTGGTGCTCCCAAGATGGTATGATCCAGGGAAAGATATAG encodes:
- the LOC100617155 gene encoding thymosin beta-4-like; this encodes MSDKPDMAEIQKFDKSKLKKTETQEKNLLPSKETIEQEKQAGES